The window TGCTCACAGAAGGTGGTTCAGCGCGTACCGTTGAGCTTGCTAAAGAAGAGCTGGCAGCAATTGGTTACCTAAACTTCCTGACGCTAAAGCCAACCATGTACATCGCTAACGTGAACGAAGATGGTTTTGAAGACAACGCATACCTAGATGCGGTACGTGAATTTGCAGCAAAAGAAAACAACGTTGTTGTTCCTGTATGTGCGGCTATCGAGTCAGAAATGGCCGAGCTAGAAGATGACGAGCGCGAAGAGTTCCTGGCAGACCTAGGCATCGAAGAACCAGGTCTGAACCGCGTGATTCGCGCAGGTTACGAACTGCTAAACCTACAAACTTACTTTACCGCAGGCGTAAAAGAAGTTCGTGCATGGACAATCCCTGTCGGTGCAACCGCGCCAAAAGCAGCAGCGAAGATCCACACTGACTTTGAAAAAGGCTTTATCCGTGCGGAAGTTGTTGGTTACGACGATTTCATCGAGTTCAACGGTGAAAGTGGTGCTAAAGACGCAGGTAAATGGCGCCTAGAAGGTAAAGAATACATCGTAAAAGATGGTGATGTTATTCACTTCCGCTTCAACGTTTAATTAAATGAATGAATTTTAAACACTTCATTTACATAAAAAGCCAGCATGATTGCTGGCTTTTTTTATCCCTTCTGCAAAACACCAGAAGTTAACTACTTAGCTGCAAGCGATTTTTTTTCCAGTTTTAGATCATAAACACGCCTCTTTGTTTAAAAAGGAAGCGAACGAGGTTTTTTCCGAGATTTATTTAAAAAAACTGTTGACGGATCTTACTCAACTTCGCATAATGCGCGCCGTTCCCGACAACAAGGCAACGAAGTGTTGAGAACGAAAAATATGGTTTTGGCTACGTAGCTCAGCTGGTTAGAGCACATCACTCATAATGATGGGGTCACAGGTTCGAATCCCGTCGTAGCCACCATTCCTAAATACTCTTTGAAAGAGTGATTAGGAATAGATGCGGAAGTGGCGGAATTGGTAGACGCACCAGATTTAGGTTCTGGCGCCGCAAGGTGTGAGAGTTCAAGTCTCTCCTTCCGCACCATATTTTAAGTAGTTTTAAGACTACTGCCTGCAGGTCTATCGCCAAGCGGTAAGGCAGCGGCTTTTGATGCCGCCATTCCCTGGTTCGAATCCAGGTAGACCTGCCACTATTCAAAGTGGAGATTCCTTGATAAAGGGGTTGTCACTTAGAGCGCGAAGGTTTATATTGTCTCGCTCAAAAAGATGGCTACGTAGCTCAGCTGGTTAGAGCACATCACTCATAATGATGGGGTCACAGGTTCGAATCCCGTCGTAGCCACCATTCTTTCTTTTTGAAAGAACTATCTTTGTGATAAAGAAAAACAACTGTTAGTTTTTACCAATTAACTGATGGTTTATAGAGTTCAAGACGCGGAAGTGGCGGAATTGGTAGACGCACCAGATTTAGGTTCTGGCGCCGCAAGGTGTGAGAGTTCAAGTCTCTCCTTCCGCACCATCTTGGTTTAACTCTATTGAAGAATATATGCGGAAATGGCGGAATTGGTAGACGCACCAGATTTAGGTTCTGGCGCCGCAAGGTGTGAGAGTTCAAGTCTCTCTTTCCGCACCATATTTTAAGTAGTTGTAAGACTACTGCCTGCAGGTCTATCGCCAAGCGGTAAGGCAGCGGCTTTTGATGCCGCCATTCCCTGGTTCGAATCCAGGTAGACCTGCCACTATTTTAATTATTGATTTTACTCAGTAATTATGCGGAAGTGGCGGAATTGGTAGACGCACCAGATTTAGGTTCTGGCGCCGTAAGGTGTGAGAGTTCAAGTCTCTCCTTCCGCACCATATTTTAAGTAGTTACAAGACTACTAGCTGTAGGGCTATCGCCAAGCGGTAAGGCAGCGGCTTTTGATGCCGCCATTCCCTGGTTCGAATCCAGGTAGCCCTGCCATTATTTATTCCTTGAAATATAGGAAAACGATATTGAGATTTTACCAATTATCTTGATATCTATAGATTAAGTTGCGGAAGTGGCGGAATTGGTAGACGCACCAGATTTAGGTTCTGGCGCCGCAAGGTGTGAGAGTTCAAGTCTCTCCTTCCGCACCATTCTTTCTTTTAGAAAGACATAGTCTTAGGACTATACCTGTAGGGCTATCGCCAAGCGGTAAGGCAGCGGCTTTTGATGCCGCCATTCCCTGGTTCGAATCCAGGTAGCCCTGCCATACAAAATGATATTGAGATTTTACCAATTATCTTGATATCTAAAAATCAAGATGCGGAAGTGGCGGAATTGGTAGACGCACCAGATTTAGGTTCTGGCGCCGCAAGGTGTGAGAGTTCAAGTCTCTCCTTCCGCACCATTCTTGATTAAATAATTTGAGTTGGCTACGTAGCTCAGCTGGTTAGAGCACATCACTCATAATGATGGGGTCACAGGTTCGAATCCCGTCGTAGCCACCATTTACAACGTTATTTAGGTTTTACCAATTACCTTTATAACTAAAGAATAAGTTGCGGAAGTGGCGGAATTGGTAGACGCACCAGATTTAGGTTCTGGCGCCGCAAGGTGTGAGAGTTCAAGTCTCTCCTTCCGCACCATTTATTCATAATAAGTAGTTTTTGACTATTTATTTGTAGGGCTATCGCCAAGCGGTAAGGCAGCGGCTTTTGATGCCGCCATTCCCTGGTTCGAATCCAGGTAGCCCTGCCATACACAACGATATTGAGATTTTACCAATTATCTGAATATCTAAAGATCAAGATGCGGAAGTGGCGGAATTGGTAGACGCACCAGATTTAGGTTCTGGCGCCGTAAGGTGTGAGAGTTCAAGTCTCTCCTTCCGCACCATTCTTTATTTAAACAATTTGAGATGGCTACGTAGCTCAGCTGGTTAGAGCACATCACTCATAATGATGGGGTCACAGGTTCGAATCCCGTCGTAGCCACCATTGATTAGATTGCTAGCTTGAGCTAACAGTCATGTAGATTTAAGATGCGGAAGTGGCGGAATTGGTAGACGCACCAGATTTAGGTTCTGGCGCCGCAAGGTGTGAGAGTTCAAGTCTCTCCTTCCGCACCATCTTAAACTCATCTACAATATCAAAATATGCGGAAGTGGCGGAATTGGTAGACGCACCAGATTTAGGTTCTGGCGCCGTAAGGTGTGAGAGTTCAAGTCTCTCCTTCCGCACCATTCTTTCCTTAGAGAAAGATCATAGTCTTAGACTATACTTGTAGGGCTATCGCCAAGCGGTAAGGCAGCGGCTTTTGATGCCGCCATTCCCTGGTTCGAATCCAGGTAGCCCTGCCAATATTTTGCCTTGAAATACAGGAAAACGATATTGAGATTTTACCAATTATCTTGATATCTACAGATTAAGTTGCGGAAGTGGCGGAATTGGTAGACGCACCAGATTTAGGTTCTGGCGCCGCAAGGTGTGAGAGTTCAAGTCTCTCCTTCCGCACCATCATTGAAAAACCCAGCATTGATTTGCTGGGTTTTTTCTTTTTCTGATTCTGGACTCGGTGGATCTCTGATTTATCGAATTAAAAAAGCGAGCACTTGGCTCGCTTTTTTTCTATCTATTATTTGCTTGCGCTTACATCCCTAACGCATATTTCAACACTTGTGCTTTAATCGGCCCTGAATGTTCAGCCAACTTTAATGCGGCATTGCGTGCAAATTTTAATGGGCCAAGATCGTTACTAAAGCCTTTGTAGAAGAAGTCCATACCCGTTTGCATTAATAGATTATCCGGACGACGTACTCGTTCATACTTCGCCAACAACGGCTCAGTTAGTTGTTCTTGGCCTTGTGTAACCGAAAGCAACACATCAACATCTTTAAAGCCTAAGTTCACACCCTGCCCAGCTAATGGATTGATGGTATGCGCCGAATCTCCAACGAGTACGCAGCCTCTATTCGAATATGACTGAGCATGACGACGAGTCAAAGGGAACGAACCAAACTGCAGAACCTCTATATCACCTAACTCTTTCGGGAAATGATTCAAAATCTCGGTTCTCAATTGAGGTTTGGTCATCGTACATAGCTGTTTGATACGTCTCGGCGAGTCGTACCATACCAATGAGCCTTGGCCCTCTTCTTTTAGCGAGCATAGCGGTAAGAATGAACGAGGGCCACTTGGGGTGAACTGTTGCCAGGTAATATCTTGTTGAGGCAACTCGGTCTTTACATTGATCAGCATGCAATGTTGACGGTAATCCCACGCGGTAATCCCGATTCCGGCAAGCTGACGTACTTTTGAGTTTGCACCATCGGCACCAATCACCCATTGGGCCTTAAATTGCTTACCACTCTCTAGCGTCACACGATTAACATCACCAAATTCGATCGTTTTTAGGCGTTCAGGATACTCTACAGTGAGGTTGTCATGGTTATCGAAGGCTTGCCATAAACCTAACTGAATCAAGCGGTTTTCAACAATATAACCAAGTTGCTCTAGAGACAGTTCATCGGCATGGAATCGAGTACGGCACTCTGGGTGCTCCCACGTTTCCAAACGACGGTAAGGACAGACACGCATAGCCTGAATCGATGCCCACGCACCCAGTGATTCGAGTAACTTAACGGATTGGTGTGAGATCGCGGAGACGCGAATATCCATCGCTTGTGACGCATCAAATGCCTTTGGCTCTGTACCTTCGACGACAACAACACTTCTGCCCTGCTGTGCAAATCCTATCGCGATTGCCGCTCCGACCATGCCCCCACCAATTACGGCGATGTCATATCTGTTCATTTTTTGTTCTTCATTGTCTTGATTAAATAGCCTTTTTAATTGTACGTTCCCCTCATGCATTTACAAAACGGTTTATTTTTCCTCGTCGTAAAGATGCATGCTCTGCGTAAAATTACATGTTTGTAAACTGAGTGTTTCTACCTGATTAGCCAGATGAAAAACCTTGTTCGATATAAGGCAAAAGCCTAGATTTCATCGGGCTTTGCAGAGAATTAGCCAGATCACTAGTCAGGTGCTTTTTAAAGCAGTACAATACGCCGCTTACCGCCGAGATGGCGGCTATAATTTGAGCAATAGCTCTCCGATTTAAGTACAACTGAACGAGCGAAAGTGAGATGAGTAAGAAACTGCTAATTAAAACCTGGGGCTGCCAGATGAACGAATACGATTCATCAAAAATGGCCGACCTGCTTAATGCTGCAAACGGCTACGAGCTGACGGAAGAGCCAGAGGAAGCAGACGTACTTCTACTTAACACCTGTTCGATCCGTGAAAAAGCGCAAGAAAAAGTTTTCCACCAGCTGGGCCGTTGGAAAACACTAAAAGATAAAAAAGCTGGCGTAGTTATCGGCGTAGGTGGTTGTGTAGCAACGCAAGAAGGTGACCATATTCGTGAGCGAGCGCCATTCGTTGACGTCATTTTTGGCCCACAAACTCTGCACCGCCTGCCAGAGATGATCAAACAGTCTCAATCTGACGAAGCGCCAGTCATGGACATTTCTTTCCCAGAAATCGAGAAGTTTGACCGTCTACCTGAGCCACGCGCAGAAGGTGCAACAGCCTTCGTTTCAATTATGGAAGGCTGTTCTAAATACTGTACGTACTGCGTAGTGCCATACACTCGTGGTGAAGAAGTTAGCCGTCCAATGGATGACGTACTATTCGAAATTGCTCAGTTAGCGGAACAAGGCGTACGTGAAGTTAACCTGCTAGGTCAAAACGTAAACGCATACCGCGGCCCAATGCACGATGGTGAGATTTGTTCGTTTGCTGAACTGCTTCGTCTGGTTGCATCTATCGATGGTATTGACCGTATTCGTTTCACCACCAGCCACCCGCTAGAGTTTACAGACGACATCATTGCTGTTTATGAAGATACGCCAGAGCTAGTAAGCTTCCTGCACTTGCCTGTACAAAGTGGTAGTGACCGTATCCTAACGATGATGAAGCGTCCACATACAGGCATCGAGTACAAGTCTATCATCCGTAAACTGCGTAAAGCGCGTCCTGATATTCAAATCAGTTCTGACTTTATCGTTGGTTTCCCTGGTGAAACAGACAAAGACTTCCAAGACACCATGAAGCTGATCAAAGACGTAGACTTTGACATGAGCTTCAGCTTTATCTTCTCTCCACGTCCCGGTACGCCAGCAGCGGATTACCCATGTGATGTATCTGAACAAGAGAAGAAAGAGCGTCTATACGAACTTCAGCAAACTATTAACGCACAAGCAATGCGTTACTCTCGCTTAATGCTTGGTACAGAGCAGCGTGTACTGGTTGAAGGCCCTTCTAAGAAAAACCTAATGGAACTGCGTGCTCGTACAGAAAACAACCGTGTAGTAAACTTTGAAGGTAGCGCCGACCTAATTGGTCAGTTCGTAGACGTGAAGATCGTAGACGTATTTGCAAACTCATTGCGTGGTGAGCTAGTACGTACTGAAAAAGACATGGACCTTCGTAGTGTGATTTCACCAACGCAAATGATGGCGAAAACACGTCGCGAAGATGAGCTGGGTGTAGCTACTTTTACGCCTTAAGCTCGTATAAATAGCCATGGAGAGCCTGGTCGTTATCAGGCTCTCAGTAAATGGCAAAAATGAGAGGCAACATTGAGCAATAAAATCGTAACTCTAGAAATCAACCTAGAACCTTCAGATAACCGCCGACTTGCTAGCCTGTGCGGTCCTTTCGATGACAACATCAAGCATTTAGAACGTCGTCTGGGCGTTGAAATCAACCACCGTAGCGACCACTTTACCATTGTTGGTAAACCTCACACTTCTGCCGCCGCTCTGGATATCCTGAAAACACTTTATGTCGATACCGCACCCGTGCGTGGCGAGATCCCAGATATAGAACCTGAGCAGATTCATTTATCGATCAAAGAGTCTGGCGTTTTAGAACAAAACACCGAGTCCAATATTGATCACGGCAAAGAAGTGTTCGTCAAAACCAAAAAAGGCGTGATCAAACCACGTACTCCTAATCAGGCTCAATACTTGGTTAACATGGTAACTCACGATATCTCTTTTGGTATTGGCCCGGCAGGTACAGGTAAGACTTACCTTGCGGTAGCGGCAGCGGTTGATGCTTTAGAGCGTCAAGAGATCCGTCGTATTCTGTTGACACGTCCAGCGGTTGAAGCCGGTGAGAAACTGGGCTTCTTACCTGGTGACCTAAGCCAAAAGGTTGACCCATACCTTCGTCCACTATACGACGCGCTGTTCGAGATGCTAGGCTTTGAACGCGTGGAAAAACTGATTGAACGTAACGTGATTGAAGTTGCGCCACTGGCATACATGCGTGGCCGTACCCTGAATGACGCATTTATCATTCTGGATGAAAGCCAAAATACGACCGTTGAGCAGATGAAAATGTTCCTGACGCGTATTGGCTTTAACTCACGTGCAGTCATCACTGGTGACGTGACTCAGATTGACTTGCCGCGTGGCGCGAAATCTGGCCTTCGTCATGCAATTGAAGTACTGAGTGAAGTGGATGACATCAGCTTTAACTTCTTCCAAGCAGATGACGTTGTGCGTCACCCAGTTGTTGCTCGTATTGTTAACGCGTACGAGAAATGGGAAGCACAAGACCAGAAAGAGCGTAAAGAGTTTGAAAAGCGCCGTCGTGAAGAGCGCGATGCCAAGTTGCTTGAAGCGGCAAAAGCAGAGTTAAGTGCTCAAGTCACAGAGAGTAAGGAATAAAGATGGCGATTGAACTTGATCTTCAACTGGCAGTCGAAAACGAAGAAGGCTTACCTTCTCAGCAAGACTTTCAACTGTGGCTGGATAAGACTATTCCTCTGTTTCAGCCGCAGGCAGAAGTCACCATTCGCATTGTCGATGAGCAAGAGAGCCACACTCTGAATCACGAATACCGTGGTAAAGATAAACCGACCAATGTGCTTTCTTTCCCATTTGAAGTACCTCCGGGTATGGAAATGGATCTGCTTGGTGATTTGATTATCTGTCGCCAAGTGGTTGAAAAAGAGGCGCTAGAGCAAAATAAACCTCTGTTAGCACATTGGGCGCATATGGTTGTACATGGCAGCTTGCATCTGCTAGGTTATGATCATATCGAGGATGACGAAGCCGAAGAGATGGAGTCCCTCGAAACAGAAATCATGCAGGGTATGGGTTATGAAGACCCTTACATTGCTGAAAAGGAGTAACCTCGGTTGCTCAGCAGGGAAAGGCGGATCACCTACATTACCCTCGTGTTCGCCTTTCTACGTGAGCTATCACACTTCTGATAGCGTTACTTAATTGAGAAACAATGAACGAAGATAATTCTCCCTCTTCTAGCGAAGGTAAGAAAGAAAAGGCAGAAGGTCCGAGTAGAAAGTCCTTCTTTGAACGTCTAGGTCAACTTTTCCAGGGCGATCCTAAAGACCGCCAAGAGCTTGTGGATGTTATCCGCGACTCAGAAGAAAATGACCTGATTGACCATGACACCCGCGATATGCTCGAAGGTGTTATGGAAATCTCCGAAATGCGCGTGCGTGACATTATGATCCCACGTTCGCAAATGGTTACTGTTGAGCGCACTCACGATTTAGACACGCTAATCGCACTAATTACGGATGCTCAACACTCGCGTTACCCTGTTATCAGCGAGGATAAAGACCATGTGGAAGGCATTCTACTAGCGAAGGACTTACTCAAATACTTAGGCTCAGGCAGCAACCCATTTGATATTGAAGAAGTGATTCGACCTGCAGTTGTGGTTCCGGAAAGCAAACGTGTTGACCGCCTGCTAAAAGAGTTCCGTGAAGAACGCTATCATATGGCGATTGTTGTCGATGAATTCGGCGGCGTTTCTGGCCTCGTAACCATTGAAGATATTCTGGAAGAAATCGTTGGCGATATCGAAGATGAGTTCGACGAATCTGAAGAGACTGACATTCGTAAGCTGAGCAAACATACGTTTGCTGTCAGAGCTCTGACAACGATTGAAGAGTTTAATGAGACATTCGGCACTAACTTCAGCGATGAAGAGGTGGATACCGTAGGTGGCATGGTTATGACTGCCTTTGGCCACTTACCTTCTCGTGGCGAACTGGTTGAAATTGAAAGTTATAACTTCAAAGTCACCGCTGCCGATAACCGTCGTGTCATTCAACTCCAAGTGACTATTCCAGACGAAGAAGCACTGGTTGAAGCCACTCAAGAGTAACGCGATACCCTACTGGGAATATCAGAAAAATATAATGATGAATGTACTCTTTCATCGCCTCAAGCGGCCCTTCGTGGCCGCTTTTATTGGCGCTTGCACCACTCTGGCTTTTGCTCCTTACCAACTATGGCCGATCGCTATTCTTAGCCCCGCCATACTACTCATCCTTCTCGCCAATCAGACGCCCAAACGCGCACTTTGGATTGGTTACTCGTGGGGCTTTGGCCAATTTGCCACTGGTATTAGCTGGGTTTACGTCAGTATTTCTGGCTTTGGCGGCATGCCGCTTATTGCTAACCTCTTCCTGATGGGGCTGTTGGTCGCCTATCTGGCGATCTATTCTGGTCTGTTTGCCTGGCTAAAGAACAAATTCTTCCCTCAAATTACTCTAAGCACCACACTGCTTGCTGCTCCTGCGCTATGGCTGATGACCGATTGGCTGCGTGGCTGGGTGATGACAGGTTTCCCATGGCTATGGCTCGGATACAGCCAGATTGACGCCCCGCTGGCGAGTTTTGCGCCTATTGGCGGTGTAGAGCTTCTCACTCTGTTTATTATCATATCTGCTGGCGCATTGGCATACGCTTGGTTACATAAACAGTGGCTAGTGGTGGTAATACCGGCTGTACTTTTGAGCACAGGTTTTGGTATCCGTCAGTATGATTGGGTGACGCCTCGTTCTCAGGACGTCACCAAAGTCGCGCTCATCCAAGGCAATGTCGACCAAAAACTGAAATGGCTGCCTACACAGCGCTGGCCAACCATTATGAAGTACACCGATCTGACTCGCGAAAACTGGGATGCGGACATCATTGTCTGGCCAGAAGCCGCGATTCCGGCGTTTGAGATTGAAGTACCTTCATTCCTACAGAACTTAGACAGTGCTGCAAAAATGAATCACAGCGCCATTATCACCGGTGTGGTGAATCAGGGCGAAGACCGACAGTTCTACAATAGCATTCTTTCTCTCGGTGCCACGCCATATGGCGATTACAGCTTTGACTTAACAGAACGTTACCATAAGCATCATTTGCTGCCGTTTGGTGAGTTTGTGCCGTTTGAGGATATCTTACGCCCACTTGCGCCTTTCTTTAATTTGCCGATGTCTTCATTCAGTCGTGGTGACTTCGTTCAGCCTAACATCGTTGCGAATGGCAAGCACATGGCGCCCGCTCTGTGTTATGAAATCATTTTTAATGAGCAGGTTCGTCAAAACGTGAACGATGACACCGACTTCATCCTCACGCTTTCTAACGATGCGTGGTTTGGGCATTCGATTGGTCCACTTCAGCATATGGAAATCGCCCGTATGCGTGCACTGGAGCTTGGCAAGCCGCTGATCCGCTCAACGAATAACGGATTAACTGCCGTCACAGACCACAAAGGTAAGATTATTGAGCAGGTGCCTCAGTTTGAAACCGCAGTGTTGCGTGCAGAGCTGACACCAACCGATGGGAAAACACCCTATCGCATTGTTGGCACTTGGCCATTATACATTTGGGTAGCGATAAGCCTAATGTTCACCTGGTGGCGAAAATCACGTTTAATTTAATCAGTCATCCTGAACAGCGACGAAGGAGCGTGATTCAGGATCTACTATCAGAGTTTGTTGTATTATAGATGTTCACTTTACCTTAAACACATGCTTTGAATAGATTCCAGATGTCGCTATGGCTCCTCGGAATGACGCTAGTGAGTGACAGTTATTTTAAAAATAGTTAAGCGAACAGCACTACCAACTAAAAAAGAGGCGTTGTCGCCTCTTTTTTCATACTTGTTAAGGCTTTAAAGACTGGCGACTAAAGCCAGTATGGCCGCACTTGATACACGGAATGATAATGGTTGGATGGTTATACGTAGTTTTATGACCACATTCATCGCACACTAAGGTGCCCAAACCAATCACTTCACCAACCTGATACAGGCCTTGATGCTCGAGGTCATCAAACAACTCAACCCACTCAACTTTGGTCCGGTCGGTTATTTCTAACAATCCTTGCCAGATTGAATCCGCAATCGTTAGGTAAAAAGGGCCACTTTTACTGTCTTCGTAATTTTCTGAAAACTCTTTTAAGTCAGATTTGACGTACGCTTTAATCAAAGCCAACTCGTCTTTGGTCAGGTCATTTGCGGCTTCCACCACCTTGCCCGACGTCTCTATCGCTTTGTTAACTTCTTCGGGACTGTGCTTCAAGGTTTCAATCACATCCTCGAGCATTTCCTCATAACCTGTTTTACGTTTAGGCATAACTGACCTCCATCTTTCTCCTACCTGCGTGACTTGAGTACGCAAGGGTATAGATTGGCTATTGTTGTGATCCCTAGCTTTAGGTATTCTATGACGATCTATTTAAGTCTGTTCTAACCGAACTCACAAATTCCAAGATAACCGGATATCATCGATGCAAGAGCAATACAACCCACAAGACATTGAACAGAAAGTTCAAAAGCACTGGGATGACAACAAGACCTTTGTTGTAAGTGAAGACCCAAATAAAGAAAAATTCTACTGTCTATCTATGTTCCCTTACCCAAGTGGTCGACTGCACATGGGTCACGTGCGTAACTACACCATCGGTGACGTAGTATCTCGTTTCCAGCGCCTACAAGGCAAAAACGTGATGCAACCTATCGGTTGGGATGCATTCGGTCTGCCTGCAGAAAACGCAGCAGTAAAAAACAAGACAGCACCAGCACCATGGACTTACGAAAACATTGAGTACATGAAGAACCAGCTTAAGCTTCTGGGCTTTGGTTACGACTGGAACCGCGAATTCGCGACCTGTACGCCAGAATACTACCGTTGGGAACAAGAGTTCTTCACTAAGCTTTACGAAAAAGGCCTGGTTTACAAGAAGACTTCATCAGTGAACTGGTGTCCAAACGACCAGACTGTTCTAGCGAACGAACAGGTTGAAGATGGCTGCTGCTGGCGTTGTGACACGCCTGTAGAGCAAAAAGAGATCCCTCAGTGGTTCATTAAGATCACTGAATACGCGC is drawn from uncultured Vibrio sp. and contains these coding sequences:
- the ychF gene encoding redox-regulated ATPase YchF; this translates as MGFKCGIVGLPNVGKSTLFNALTKAGIEAANFPFCTIEPNTGVVPVPDLRLDALAKIVNPQKVLPTTMEFVDIAGLVAGASRGEGLGNKFLANIRETDAIGHVVRCFENDNIVHVAGKVSPIEDIEVINLELAMADLDSCERAIQRNAKKAKGGDKDAKFELTVLEKLLPVLTEGGSARTVELAKEELAAIGYLNFLTLKPTMYIANVNEDGFEDNAYLDAVREFAAKENNVVVPVCAAIESEMAELEDDEREEFLADLGIEEPGLNRVIRAGYELLNLQTYFTAGVKEVRAWTIPVGATAPKAAAKIHTDFEKGFIRAEVVGYDDFIEFNGESGAKDAGKWRLEGKEYIVKDGDVIHFRFNV
- a CDS encoding 2-octaprenyl-3-methyl-6-methoxy-1,4-benzoquinol hydroxylase — protein: MNRYDIAVIGGGMVGAAIAIGFAQQGRSVVVVEGTEPKAFDASQAMDIRVSAISHQSVKLLESLGAWASIQAMRVCPYRRLETWEHPECRTRFHADELSLEQLGYIVENRLIQLGLWQAFDNHDNLTVEYPERLKTIEFGDVNRVTLESGKQFKAQWVIGADGANSKVRQLAGIGITAWDYRQHCMLINVKTELPQQDITWQQFTPSGPRSFLPLCSLKEEGQGSLVWYDSPRRIKQLCTMTKPQLRTEILNHFPKELGDIEVLQFGSFPLTRRHAQSYSNRGCVLVGDSAHTINPLAGQGVNLGFKDVDVLLSVTQGQEQLTEPLLAKYERVRRPDNLLMQTGMDFFYKGFSNDLGPLKFARNAALKLAEHSGPIKAQVLKYALGM
- the miaB gene encoding tRNA (N6-isopentenyl adenosine(37)-C2)-methylthiotransferase MiaB; its protein translation is MSKKLLIKTWGCQMNEYDSSKMADLLNAANGYELTEEPEEADVLLLNTCSIREKAQEKVFHQLGRWKTLKDKKAGVVIGVGGCVATQEGDHIRERAPFVDVIFGPQTLHRLPEMIKQSQSDEAPVMDISFPEIEKFDRLPEPRAEGATAFVSIMEGCSKYCTYCVVPYTRGEEVSRPMDDVLFEIAQLAEQGVREVNLLGQNVNAYRGPMHDGEICSFAELLRLVASIDGIDRIRFTTSHPLEFTDDIIAVYEDTPELVSFLHLPVQSGSDRILTMMKRPHTGIEYKSIIRKLRKARPDIQISSDFIVGFPGETDKDFQDTMKLIKDVDFDMSFSFIFSPRPGTPAADYPCDVSEQEKKERLYELQQTINAQAMRYSRLMLGTEQRVLVEGPSKKNLMELRARTENNRVVNFEGSADLIGQFVDVKIVDVFANSLRGELVRTEKDMDLRSVISPTQMMAKTRREDELGVATFTP
- a CDS encoding PhoH family protein — encoded protein: MSNKIVTLEINLEPSDNRRLASLCGPFDDNIKHLERRLGVEINHRSDHFTIVGKPHTSAAALDILKTLYVDTAPVRGEIPDIEPEQIHLSIKESGVLEQNTESNIDHGKEVFVKTKKGVIKPRTPNQAQYLVNMVTHDISFGIGPAGTGKTYLAVAAAVDALERQEIRRILLTRPAVEAGEKLGFLPGDLSQKVDPYLRPLYDALFEMLGFERVEKLIERNVIEVAPLAYMRGRTLNDAFIILDESQNTTVEQMKMFLTRIGFNSRAVITGDVTQIDLPRGAKSGLRHAIEVLSEVDDISFNFFQADDVVRHPVVARIVNAYEKWEAQDQKERKEFEKRRREERDAKLLEAAKAELSAQVTESKE
- the ybeY gene encoding rRNA maturation RNase YbeY; this encodes MAIELDLQLAVENEEGLPSQQDFQLWLDKTIPLFQPQAEVTIRIVDEQESHTLNHEYRGKDKPTNVLSFPFEVPPGMEMDLLGDLIICRQVVEKEALEQNKPLLAHWAHMVVHGSLHLLGYDHIEDDEAEEMESLETEIMQGMGYEDPYIAEKE
- the corC gene encoding CNNM family magnesium/cobalt transport protein CorC (CorC(YbeX) belongs to the Cyclin M Mg2+ Exporter (CNNM) family, and was characterized as belonging to a set of three proteins, at least one of which must be present for CorA to function.), which produces MNEDNSPSSSEGKKEKAEGPSRKSFFERLGQLFQGDPKDRQELVDVIRDSEENDLIDHDTRDMLEGVMEISEMRVRDIMIPRSQMVTVERTHDLDTLIALITDAQHSRYPVISEDKDHVEGILLAKDLLKYLGSGSNPFDIEEVIRPAVVVPESKRVDRLLKEFREERYHMAIVVDEFGGVSGLVTIEDILEEIVGDIEDEFDESEETDIRKLSKHTFAVRALTTIEEFNETFGTNFSDEEVDTVGGMVMTAFGHLPSRGELVEIESYNFKVTAADNRRVIQLQVTIPDEEALVEATQE
- the lnt gene encoding apolipoprotein N-acyltransferase; the protein is MMNVLFHRLKRPFVAAFIGACTTLAFAPYQLWPIAILSPAILLILLANQTPKRALWIGYSWGFGQFATGISWVYVSISGFGGMPLIANLFLMGLLVAYLAIYSGLFAWLKNKFFPQITLSTTLLAAPALWLMTDWLRGWVMTGFPWLWLGYSQIDAPLASFAPIGGVELLTLFIIISAGALAYAWLHKQWLVVVIPAVLLSTGFGIRQYDWVTPRSQDVTKVALIQGNVDQKLKWLPTQRWPTIMKYTDLTRENWDADIIVWPEAAIPAFEIEVPSFLQNLDSAAKMNHSAIITGVVNQGEDRQFYNSILSLGATPYGDYSFDLTERYHKHHLLPFGEFVPFEDILRPLAPFFNLPMSSFSRGDFVQPNIVANGKHMAPALCYEIIFNEQVRQNVNDDTDFILTLSNDAWFGHSIGPLQHMEIARMRALELGKPLIRSTNNGLTAVTDHKGKIIEQVPQFETAVLRAELTPTDGKTPYRIVGTWPLYIWVAISLMFTWWRKSRLI
- a CDS encoding zinc ribbon-containing protein, which encodes MPKRKTGYEEMLEDVIETLKHSPEEVNKAIETSGKVVEAANDLTKDELALIKAYVKSDLKEFSENYEDSKSGPFYLTIADSIWQGLLEITDRTKVEWVELFDDLEHQGLYQVGEVIGLGTLVCDECGHKTTYNHPTIIIPCIKCGHTGFSRQSLKP